In Vibrio marisflavi CECT 7928, the following are encoded in one genomic region:
- a CDS encoding PTS transporter subunit EIIC, producing MLILEKLKSGVSGLSSIGRALMLPISLLPAAGLLLAFGDKLGIDLMTRAGGVIFDNLPLLFAIGSAVGLASESGIAALSAAVSVLIINTTTSSVLGITPEMAMQGGKYAMVLGIPTLQMGVFGGLISGVLAATCYNKFHRIQLPEFLGFFSGKRFVAIATAFLSFLLGLVLPHIWGYVQGGIDSLSGVVNGQNQALSTFVFGLVERALIPLGLHHVWYPSFWYSFGEYITPTGQVVHGDQTIWFKMLADGVKSFSSPTYQNAGKFMQGEYPLMLFAFPAACLAMYHEANTNAKKIAAGILFSAALTCFLTGITEPVEFAFIFVSPLLYVFNAVMAGVSYMSMYLLGAHIAKSFSAGLIDYISFGILPSFNGFQTHYLAAVIVGVPMAILYYTVFRFVIRKFDVKTPGRTETASTSADVSNEELADIIMAAVGGKSNIATNGACITRLRLQVHDMELVDKEALAAVDSKGVVYVGKTGIQVIFGARAQFISNEIDDRGDSTQSANLKVQPSS from the coding sequence ATGCTCATATTAGAAAAGTTAAAATCTGGAGTATCAGGTTTGTCCTCTATAGGCCGCGCGTTAATGTTGCCTATATCATTGCTACCAGCTGCTGGTTTATTGCTAGCTTTTGGTGACAAGCTAGGTATTGATTTGATGACAAGAGCTGGTGGGGTTATTTTCGATAACTTACCACTGCTATTTGCTATTGGCTCTGCAGTTGGTCTGGCTTCAGAGTCAGGTATTGCGGCTCTATCGGCGGCGGTGTCGGTGTTGATTATCAATACCACTACAAGCTCTGTATTAGGGATTACTCCAGAGATGGCAATGCAAGGAGGCAAGTATGCAATGGTACTTGGCATACCGACCTTGCAAATGGGTGTATTCGGAGGGCTTATTTCAGGGGTACTTGCCGCCACCTGCTATAACAAGTTCCATAGGATACAACTCCCCGAGTTTTTAGGGTTCTTCTCGGGGAAAAGGTTCGTTGCTATTGCCACAGCGTTCCTCTCTTTCTTACTAGGATTGGTTCTGCCGCATATATGGGGTTATGTCCAAGGTGGGATTGATAGCCTATCTGGTGTTGTTAATGGACAGAACCAAGCGCTTTCAACTTTTGTATTTGGCCTTGTAGAGCGTGCACTTATTCCTCTTGGTTTACACCATGTATGGTATCCATCGTTCTGGTATTCGTTTGGTGAGTATATTACTCCGACTGGACAAGTCGTTCACGGAGACCAAACCATATGGTTCAAGATGCTAGCGGATGGAGTGAAGTCGTTCAGTTCACCAACTTACCAAAATGCAGGCAAGTTCATGCAAGGTGAATATCCATTGATGCTGTTTGCTTTCCCTGCTGCGTGTTTAGCGATGTACCATGAAGCCAATACAAATGCGAAGAAAATAGCCGCTGGTATTCTATTCTCAGCAGCACTTACATGTTTCTTAACGGGTATCACTGAGCCTGTGGAGTTCGCGTTTATTTTCGTATCTCCTCTACTGTATGTGTTTAATGCAGTAATGGCTGGCGTTTCCTACATGAGCATGTATTTGCTCGGTGCTCATATCGCGAAGTCTTTTTCTGCTGGACTTATCGATTATATTTCCTTTGGAATATTGCCTTCATTCAATGGCTTCCAAACGCACTATTTGGCAGCGGTTATCGTTGGTGTACCGATGGCGATTCTATACTACACAGTGTTCCGCTTTGTAATTAGAAAGTTCGATGTGAAAACACCAGGAAGAACAGAAACAGCTTCAACGTCTGCTGATGTCAGCAATGAAGAGCTGGCGGATATCATCATGGCTGCGGTAGGTGGTAAATCCAACATCGCGACCAACGGCGCTTGTATCACACGTCTTCGACTACAAGTTCATGATATGGAGTTGGTTGATAAGGAAGCGTTGGCAGCAGTAGATTCTAAAGGCGTCGTTTACGTTGGTAAGACGGGTATCCAGGTAATCTTTGGTGCCAGAGCGCAATTTATTTCAAATGAGATAGACGATAGAGGTGATTCTACTCAGTCTGCGAATTTAAAGGTTCAACCTTCAAGTTAA
- the malI gene encoding Mal regulon transcriptional regulator MalI, protein MKSNKVTIKEVARHANVSITTVSMVLSDNGKISAKTTEKVNQSIKELGYIRNRSAANLRSKSNDVVGLIVNDISDSYYSQIISGVINEIENHGCMIYLAECGSRLQDFKERIRAMSRQGVGGIVVCSNDHSSHSHERLLVQTEIPAVYVSSHSIESNIDSVFPDNRYGAKIAAEYLVKQGHKSMAYLGGTPGSKSRAERISGLGSTLKKHGLSLKPDWIMPGSTDSISRQVQELLSAYPQLTALICDNASTTLSAIYGAYTTGRQVGNEQYIEKQISVVGFNCFEKSDVPISTVNVDAKEMGTLAANYLIEKINSASHEPFTLLMQPKLSKANPKGKMALNSKKD, encoded by the coding sequence ATGAAAAGTAATAAAGTCACTATCAAAGAAGTTGCGCGGCATGCCAATGTGTCGATAACCACCGTATCAATGGTGCTTAGCGATAACGGAAAAATATCAGCAAAAACGACTGAAAAAGTTAACCAATCAATCAAAGAGCTTGGCTACATTCGCAATCGATCGGCGGCCAATTTACGCTCGAAATCAAATGATGTAGTTGGGCTTATCGTCAACGATATTAGTGACTCATATTACTCCCAGATTATATCTGGGGTTATCAATGAAATAGAAAACCATGGGTGCATGATTTACTTAGCCGAATGTGGATCAAGGCTTCAAGATTTCAAAGAGCGTATTCGAGCTATGTCTAGACAAGGTGTAGGCGGCATCGTGGTATGTTCAAATGACCACTCTTCACACTCTCATGAGCGTTTGTTGGTCCAAACAGAAATACCTGCTGTGTATGTGTCCTCTCATTCCATAGAGTCGAATATAGACAGTGTATTTCCTGACAACCGCTATGGTGCAAAGATAGCGGCTGAATACCTAGTCAAACAAGGCCATAAATCTATGGCTTATTTAGGTGGGACGCCCGGCTCTAAATCAAGAGCAGAACGAATCTCAGGCTTGGGCTCCACTTTGAAAAAGCATGGCCTTAGCTTAAAGCCTGACTGGATAATGCCTGGTTCTACTGATTCAATATCTCGACAAGTACAAGAGCTTTTATCTGCCTATCCTCAGCTTACAGCACTTATTTGCGACAACGCTTCTACAACTTTGAGTGCGATTTACGGCGCTTATACAACTGGAAGGCAGGTGGGTAATGAACAGTATATTGAAAAGCAAATCAGTGTGGTTGGCTTCAACTGTTTTGAAAAAAGCGATGTGCCAATTTCAACCGTGAACGTTGATGCAAAGGAAATGGGTACTTTGGCCGCCAACTATCTAATCGAAAAAATCAACAGTGCAAGTCACGAACCCTTTACACTGTTGATGCAGCCTAAACTTAGTAAGGCGAATCCAAAAGGCAAGATGGCCCTGAATTCAAAGAAAGATTAA
- a CDS encoding sensor domain-containing phosphodiesterase, with amino-acid sequence MKDLILGAQNSTGEKLDLVGYPEVSWTLHLKSGEFIFDQDDIYVLLGIDRTIKNVNLLSFMSSAQGRMVRDVIKNVLSSGETERLGVTIASKLHLVFQAQLTIFRKETNVISGTIKPLLVVSTRKDFSDIFQSLFNNFHHGILVTDHQTRILSCNPYFETQSGYKVEELIGEKASIFEADKMSPEFYKKMWRTVGMEGCWSGTVLTKRKDGTVFPQELTLQSISTESGEQYFFGLTLDVSNELYRVAGKSDGGVELLTQLPTRDKFESSLEEKCESSAHDVRRVVIAMQPQFEESKLIEQKVSFSDMLSNSKSTVLNGYLKEGIFVTCVEYCEEEGVNPIQSMQRAMKAFFREVKAELGGDAQGNVVRGKIGVSVLGLDTQIPKRSIVHATQAMMGNQTGKTNVSFYHSKIHEELERRKRLEEILIRSIEQKKLEVHYQPIIDVTNWKITKFEALCRFAPDEKESFTTQEMINLAEDLDLVYGLDDAVSMLSLQGLADIQKIYGKDTGLTINRSFNTDVGAVEVLRSTYNLIEKYAQKPNLVTVELTESAYFDGDVKQSKLLSRMRKKGVKIAIDDFGTGYASMSYLTSCQFDLLKIDRGLITDIRKGTNQYTIVKTLIELSHKLGIKVVAEGIETADEVLALKSLGVDYMQGYFFSKPVPLTQILVAGSYQDKLFDMLEEHGQLSCTSMTMSSIKSERVYKLDPGEPLSMAYRYLQSFPGTPVMVVDNKKCVGYVTEVELNFHLTPTMGTDLESSKEAAIWQRPINQMMKTQFTSLPCTDNVVHIVNLVKEDRPFPWVLVDEFGKYQGVITQQDALRWMSEN; translated from the coding sequence GTGAAGGATTTAATATTGGGTGCACAAAATTCAACAGGTGAGAAGTTGGATCTTGTTGGTTATCCAGAGGTGAGTTGGACTCTCCACCTTAAAAGTGGTGAGTTTATTTTCGATCAAGATGATATATACGTCTTGCTAGGAATCGATCGTACAATAAAGAATGTCAACCTGCTGTCATTTATGTCTAGTGCGCAAGGACGAATGGTTCGCGACGTAATTAAAAACGTGTTGTCATCTGGTGAAACTGAAAGGTTGGGTGTCACGATAGCATCTAAGCTTCATTTAGTTTTTCAAGCTCAGCTAACCATATTTAGGAAGGAGACTAATGTGATTAGCGGCACTATCAAACCGTTACTTGTTGTTTCTACGCGCAAAGATTTTTCTGATATTTTCCAATCCCTATTTAATAACTTCCATCATGGTATCTTAGTTACCGACCATCAAACTCGCATACTCTCTTGCAACCCATATTTTGAAACTCAATCTGGGTATAAAGTAGAAGAGCTGATTGGAGAAAAAGCGAGTATCTTCGAAGCAGATAAGATGTCTCCAGAATTTTATAAAAAAATGTGGAGAACGGTGGGTATGGAAGGGTGTTGGTCTGGAACTGTTCTAACAAAGCGCAAAGATGGCACCGTTTTCCCGCAAGAATTAACCTTGCAAAGCATTTCTACGGAAAGTGGTGAACAGTATTTCTTTGGTTTAACACTAGATGTATCCAACGAATTATACCGAGTAGCAGGCAAATCAGACGGTGGTGTTGAGTTATTGACCCAGCTACCAACACGCGACAAGTTTGAATCAAGTCTAGAAGAAAAGTGTGAGTCGTCTGCTCATGACGTCCGACGCGTTGTTATTGCAATGCAGCCTCAGTTTGAAGAAAGCAAGCTAATTGAACAAAAGGTCAGCTTTTCGGATATGCTATCCAATAGTAAATCAACGGTCCTAAATGGATATTTGAAAGAGGGGATCTTTGTTACTTGTGTCGAGTACTGTGAAGAAGAGGGTGTTAACCCAATTCAATCAATGCAGCGCGCGATGAAAGCGTTTTTCAGAGAAGTAAAAGCAGAATTGGGCGGGGACGCACAAGGTAATGTTGTGCGAGGAAAAATTGGTGTGTCTGTACTTGGCTTAGATACACAGATTCCTAAACGGTCTATTGTACATGCTACACAAGCAATGATGGGTAATCAGACTGGCAAAACCAATGTAAGTTTTTATCACAGTAAGATCCATGAAGAGTTAGAACGAAGGAAACGATTAGAAGAGATTCTTATACGCTCGATTGAACAAAAAAAATTAGAAGTTCATTACCAACCTATTATCGATGTGACAAACTGGAAAATCACCAAATTTGAAGCACTCTGTCGATTTGCTCCTGATGAAAAAGAGTCTTTCACTACTCAAGAAATGATTAACTTAGCAGAAGACTTGGATCTGGTTTATGGACTCGATGATGCAGTCAGTATGCTTTCGCTACAAGGTCTAGCAGATATCCAAAAGATATATGGCAAGGATACTGGCTTGACTATCAACCGTTCCTTTAATACTGATGTCGGTGCTGTTGAAGTATTGCGTAGTACGTACAACTTAATTGAGAAATATGCCCAGAAACCAAATCTAGTCACGGTTGAACTAACCGAAAGTGCTTACTTTGATGGTGATGTTAAACAATCGAAACTGCTATCTAGAATGAGGAAAAAAGGTGTAAAAATCGCCATTGATGATTTTGGTACTGGTTACGCTTCAATGAGCTATTTGACTAGTTGCCAATTTGATCTCCTGAAAATCGACCGTGGACTGATTACTGATATTAGAAAAGGGACCAATCAATATACTATCGTCAAGACGCTTATTGAACTGTCCCATAAGCTGGGAATAAAAGTTGTAGCTGAGGGCATTGAAACGGCTGATGAGGTTTTGGCATTGAAGTCACTAGGCGTTGACTACATGCAAGGGTATTTTTTCTCTAAACCTGTTCCATTGACTCAAATACTGGTAGCAGGCAGCTACCAAGACAAGCTATTCGATATGCTAGAAGAACACGGTCAATTGTCTTGCACATCGATGACTATGTCTTCAATTAAATCTGAACGCGTGTACAAGTTGGACCCTGGCGAGCCACTGTCTATGGCTTATCGATATTTGCAATCTTTCCCTGGGACTCCAGTCATGGTTGTAGACAATAAAAAATGCGTTGGGTATGTAACTGAAGTTGAGTTGAATTTTCACCTGACACCAACAATGGGGACGGATTTAGAATCCTCAAAAGAAGCTGCAATATGGCAGAGGCCAATCAATCAGATGATGAAAACTCAATTTACTTCTTTGCCTTGTACTGACAACGTCGTGCATATTGTCAACCTTGTGAAAGAAGATCGACCTTTCCCTTGGGTGTTGGTGGATGAGTTTGGTAAATATCAAGGAGTTATAACGCAACAAGATGCTTTGAGGTGGATGTCAGAGAACTAG
- a CDS encoding EAL domain-containing protein, translating into MIQQRMDGKTVVRKASQNSLTWEWNEQTRSVELDKTQFSSIFATQLPYSEEQFMLSALGLESQSELQQSIERSIESNKTVTYCCSLLLENERVCYVEFIIKPPADGQKITGVIYPLFFFPASGHDIGALFHQVFDNQHHGIVITDSEHHILVSNDYFASNTGYSKKQLVGQPASILNSGKHSSEFYHALWSSVKKQGYWTGTILIRKAGGQIVPQELTVQRLSVRNRVYYMGLYVDLSDHLYRVEDVEHGGVELLTQLPTEEQFTQRVVNRWLDLKDNILCMVVAFQPQFPSDLEFDVKSKLSEELGRNQQAKVSGYIGSNHFIASLECEKKSGPSQTRLIHQAIRRFFLSLNRQAGSLVHEAILNGKVGVSVMDHDTHNPKLLVPHAVQAILERANDAKGMITFYHGTIHREVLRRKELEDLVLKCIKERKIDVFYQPIVDTKTWDVAKFEALCRFKDSNGRMMNTQEMVSVAEDLELVAELDWCVGRRSIEDLARIHQRFGSTLGMTINRSLNTKLGADQVLKSAERMIIELSDTPELITLELTESAYFDSESSQESLIKNIRDHGVSVAIDDFGTGYSSFTYLSDCNFDLLKIDREFITDIKVGTHKYHIVKSITDLSHTLSIKVVAEGVETRQELEVLCGIGVDYIQGYFFSKPLPLSELEHAWDYQEKLEDFLSRKSSALSIGILNICHSHIPTLTPENTIKEAKEYFDSRSYNINVMPVIYDKRCVGIIDRETLNLYLSPTAGSKLETTKDLAIWKKTLNTVMRTDIYRASFNTKVSEISDLVNSGIKAPWVVEDELGQYMGLITDQDLLSHFANG; encoded by the coding sequence ATGATACAACAACGTATGGATGGGAAAACAGTCGTTCGAAAAGCTTCTCAAAACAGCTTAACTTGGGAGTGGAACGAGCAAACACGCTCAGTTGAGCTCGATAAAACTCAGTTTTCCTCCATATTTGCCACACAATTACCCTATTCAGAAGAACAATTTATGCTTTCAGCGCTGGGCTTGGAGTCTCAAAGCGAACTTCAGCAGAGCATTGAAAGGTCGATAGAAAGCAACAAGACGGTTACTTATTGTTGCTCTCTTTTGCTTGAAAATGAACGCGTATGCTACGTTGAGTTCATCATCAAACCGCCAGCCGATGGGCAAAAAATCACTGGTGTTATTTATCCGCTATTTTTCTTTCCAGCTAGCGGGCATGACATTGGAGCGTTATTCCACCAAGTTTTTGATAATCAACATCACGGTATTGTGATTACTGATAGTGAACATCATATTTTGGTGTCGAATGACTATTTTGCCAGCAATACAGGGTATTCGAAAAAGCAATTAGTAGGGCAGCCTGCAAGCATATTGAACTCTGGAAAACATAGCTCGGAGTTTTATCATGCGCTCTGGTCATCCGTGAAAAAGCAGGGATATTGGACCGGGACAATTCTTATTCGCAAGGCGGGGGGACAAATCGTTCCTCAGGAGCTAACCGTTCAGCGTTTATCTGTTCGAAATAGAGTCTATTATATGGGCTTGTACGTGGATTTGTCAGATCACTTGTACCGTGTCGAAGATGTTGAACATGGGGGGGTGGAGTTGCTCACACAACTTCCTACGGAAGAGCAATTCACCCAGAGAGTAGTGAATCGTTGGTTAGATTTAAAAGACAATATCTTATGTATGGTAGTGGCCTTTCAGCCTCAATTCCCATCTGACTTGGAGTTTGATGTTAAATCAAAGCTTTCTGAAGAGCTTGGTCGAAATCAGCAAGCTAAGGTGTCGGGATATATTGGTAGTAACCACTTTATCGCCAGCTTAGAGTGCGAAAAAAAATCTGGTCCAAGCCAAACTCGTTTAATTCATCAAGCGATACGCCGGTTCTTTCTCTCTTTAAACCGCCAAGCAGGCAGTTTAGTGCATGAGGCTATATTGAACGGAAAAGTTGGTGTGTCAGTAATGGACCATGATACACATAACCCTAAACTACTTGTGCCGCATGCGGTGCAAGCAATTCTTGAAAGAGCGAACGACGCCAAAGGGATGATTACCTTCTATCATGGGACGATTCATCGAGAAGTCTTACGTAGAAAAGAGCTAGAAGACTTGGTACTAAAATGTATCAAGGAAAGAAAAATCGATGTCTTCTATCAGCCAATTGTCGATACAAAAACTTGGGACGTAGCTAAATTTGAGGCGTTATGTCGATTTAAGGATAGTAATGGCCGAATGATGAATACCCAAGAGATGGTCTCTGTTGCGGAAGATCTAGAATTGGTTGCGGAATTGGATTGGTGTGTGGGGAGAAGGTCTATTGAAGACTTAGCTAGAATACACCAAAGGTTTGGGTCTACTCTTGGCATGACTATTAACCGTTCTCTCAACACAAAACTAGGTGCTGATCAGGTATTAAAAAGTGCCGAAAGAATGATCATCGAACTTTCAGACACGCCAGAATTGATTACCCTCGAACTGACTGAAAGTGCGTATTTTGACAGTGAATCTAGTCAAGAGTCACTCATTAAGAATATTCGTGATCATGGTGTTAGTGTTGCGATCGATGATTTTGGTACTGGTTATTCTTCTTTTACCTATTTGAGCGATTGCAACTTCGATTTGTTGAAAATTGATCGTGAGTTCATTACAGATATTAAAGTAGGGACACACAAATACCACATTGTAAAGTCGATCACTGACTTATCTCATACTTTAAGTATAAAAGTTGTCGCAGAGGGTGTAGAAACCCGCCAAGAATTGGAAGTGCTTTGTGGTATAGGAGTTGACTACATTCAAGGCTACTTTTTCTCAAAGCCACTGCCACTTTCAGAGTTAGAGCACGCATGGGATTATCAGGAAAAGTTAGAAGATTTCTTAAGTCGCAAGTCGAGTGCATTGAGTATAGGAATTCTGAATATTTGCCACAGCCATATTCCAACGCTAACGCCAGAAAACACTATTAAAGAAGCTAAAGAATACTTCGATTCACGTTCGTATAACATCAACGTTATGCCTGTTATCTACGATAAACGTTGCGTAGGTATCATTGATAGAGAAACATTGAACCTTTATCTTTCTCCGACAGCTGGCTCTAAGCTGGAGACAACTAAAGATCTAGCAATCTGGAAAAAAACTCTGAATACGGTTATGAGAACGGACATATACCGAGCTTCATTTAATACTAAAGTGTCCGAGATTTCCGATTTAGTAAATAGTGGAATCAAAGCTCCTTGGGTTGTTGAGGATGAGTTGGGACAATATATGGGCTTGATAACCGATCAAGATCTCTTATCCCACTTTGCCAATGGCTAA
- a CDS encoding DUF4250 domain-containing protein — protein MDLSNIHRLDSRILLGIVNEKLRLECDSFEDLASMYELDVENVVGKLDMLGYQYDRVTNQFKAYDR, from the coding sequence ATGGATCTAAGCAATATCCACCGCCTTGATAGCCGAATTTTGTTGGGCATAGTTAATGAAAAGCTACGCCTAGAATGTGACAGTTTTGAAGATTTGGCGAGTATGTACGAACTAGATGTTGAGAACGTTGTCGGGAAACTAGATATGTTAGGTTATCAATATGACAGGGTAACCAACCAATTTAAAGCTTACGATAGATAA
- a CDS encoding LysR substrate-binding domain-containing protein, with amino-acid sequence MIELKHLRTLSCLRDTGSLTATARTLHLTQSALSHQIKDIEARIGGQLFFRKTRPVKFTAEGKILLKLADDVLPKFAHTENELAGLKEDVNGRLHMAIECHSCFQWLMPAIKEYQVNWPSVSLDFSSGFGFEPLPALLAGELDLVITSDIHPRSEVHYEPLFDFEMRLVTSVNHPLSQLETIEPTDLAEETMLSYPVEKQRLDVVKHFLQPEGIEPKKWKQADNTLMLVQMVSAGLGVTALPNWAVSEFSRQGLVDSKPLGKGLWRRLFCAIRHTEKDKHYLQAFFSTARQQCKNHLEGIKMV; translated from the coding sequence ATGATTGAGCTTAAACACCTACGGACACTCAGCTGTTTAAGAGATACAGGCTCTCTTACAGCGACAGCAAGAACGCTTCACCTTACTCAGTCAGCACTCTCGCATCAGATAAAAGATATTGAAGCCCGTATTGGTGGGCAGCTGTTCTTTCGCAAAACACGTCCAGTGAAGTTCACTGCTGAAGGAAAAATCTTGTTGAAGCTTGCCGATGACGTGTTACCTAAATTTGCCCACACTGAAAATGAGCTTGCAGGGCTGAAAGAGGACGTCAATGGACGACTTCATATGGCTATCGAATGCCATTCCTGCTTCCAATGGCTAATGCCAGCAATCAAAGAGTATCAAGTCAATTGGCCAAGTGTATCGCTAGATTTTTCTTCTGGTTTCGGTTTTGAACCATTACCAGCTTTGCTTGCTGGAGAGCTGGATCTGGTCATCACTTCAGATATTCATCCTAGATCCGAGGTACATTACGAGCCTTTGTTTGACTTTGAGATGCGCTTAGTTACTTCGGTTAACCACCCGCTTAGTCAACTCGAAACGATAGAACCGACTGACCTTGCGGAAGAAACAATGCTTAGCTACCCTGTTGAAAAGCAGCGACTTGATGTAGTTAAGCACTTTTTACAACCTGAAGGCATTGAGCCGAAAAAATGGAAACAAGCAGACAACACGCTCATGCTAGTACAAATGGTTTCAGCTGGACTTGGCGTGACAGCGTTACCGAACTGGGCGGTAAGTGAATTCTCTAGGCAGGGCTTGGTTGATAGTAAGCCACTAGGTAAAGGACTTTGGCGTCGCTTATTTTGCGCTATACGCCATACAGAAAAAGACAAGCATTACTTGCAAGCCTTCTTTAGTACAGCTAGACAGCAATGCAAAAACCATCTTGAGGGAATCAAGATGGTTTAA